In Takifugu flavidus isolate HTHZ2018 chromosome 1, ASM371156v2, whole genome shotgun sequence, the DNA window AAAAACACTGATGCAAAACACGAACgtaagagagaaacaaagactAAACCACACGGCGGAAGGAGCCAACTTTGGGGTTCATGGCTGCCCACTCTGTGAAGCGCCGGTACTCCCCCTTCTCCAGCAGGTACTGTCGTCCGTGGAAGTTGGGAAGCTCAAAAAAGACCCAGGTGCCATCTAGGACCTGTGCAGACTGAACCTCATGGCGATGCCAGTGATCAGCCAGATCCCTCAGATCCTCCGTGCACTCCAGCATCTGGCCGCTGAAGTCAGGACGCTCGTACACGCGAATCCTGAACACACTGGAAatctgcaaaacaaacatttatgcAAGTTCAAGGGATCGTCTCTTAGTTACTGTGCAAACtggctgaaaatgtcatttattcTAAATactagatttatttatttttaaatgtaaaacaaaaaaatattgaCTCACATTTCGTATGATCCGACATGACCTGACGCTGTCATTGTATCCCATCCAGCGTTGGTAGTCCGGGTACTCTCCCTTTGTCAAAATGTACTGGTAACCCAGGTAATTGGGCCTCTCATACAGGACCCAGGCGCCGCTCTCCACTCGTACCGAGTTGCAGCGTCTGAAGTGGATGTTGAGCTCAGGACAGTCGCTGTTGCACTCAAAAGAATGCCCTTGAAAGTTTTTCTCTTCATAGAAGATGATCTGCAAGTACACAAGATACGACACGGATGTAATGCATAACAGGCCACTCGTAACATGCTGGGGGTGTTTATGTCACACCCGTTAAATGGCCTCGATGGAAAATAAAGTTATTTAAGTTTAAGGAGGAAGAGCATTTTGCTCGGGTTTGCTTCCCTACCTTCCCCACAGCATCCATGTTTTGGCCTCGGTACAAATTTGTGAAAACACCCTTTTAAGTGGAGAATGTTGCATCCAGGCCTGCTcctgttttatatatatatggagAATGTGGGCACACTGAAATGCACTGCCAGGGGGATGCcattgtcattttaatgagCTCAGCATTTATACGTGTACAATGGCGCATTCTGCCATTGTTTTAAATTCTGCTCAGCTTTATAGCAGCCACTGTTACGGCAAGTGAGCGTCTGATCTGCCAATGCCA includes these proteins:
- the crygs3 gene encoding crystallin, gamma S3, translating into MDAVGKIIFYEEKNFQGHSFECNSDCPELNIHFRRCNSVRVESGAWVLYERPNYLGYQYILTKGEYPDYQRWMGYNDSVRSCRIIRNISSVFRIRVYERPDFSGQMLECTEDLRDLADHWHRHEVQSAQVLDGTWVFFELPNFHGRQYLLEKGEYRRFTEWAAMNPKVGSFRRVV